Genomic DNA from Pirellulales bacterium:
TCTATGTCATGGCCCGGCTCTATGGCATGTCGCGCTTGCAGGCTCGGTCCCGCACGGCGGAAGTGATCGAAGAAGTCGGCATGTCCGATCGCGCCGGACGACGACTGGCCGGTTGCAGCCACGGCATGCGACAGCGCATCAAGCTGGCCCAGGCGCTGGTCAACGACCCGCCGATCCTGCTGCTGGACGAACCCCTCAGCGGCATCGATCCGGGCGGCCGTCGAGAAATCTCGCGCCTGCTGCTGGCGCAAGGCGAGAAGGGAAAGACGATCCTGATTTCCAGCCACATCCTGGGCGAGACCGAATCGCTCACCGATTCGGTTCTGATCATCGCTCGCGGGCGGATCGTGGCCTCGGGCACGCTCACCGAGATTCGGGCCTTGCTCGAGGACCGGCCGTTGACGGTCGAAGTCGGCTCGTCGCAATCGCGGCAGTTGGCCGCGCTCCTGATACCCGAGCCCGAAGTACGCGGCATCGAATTGCGCGGCGACAGCCTGGTGATTCAAACTCGCAACCCGGGGCGATTCTTTTCGCTGCTCAACGACCTGGTCGCGCAGCATGGACTCGACGTCAGCAAACTGCGCACGCTGGATGGCGGGGCCGATGCCGTCTTCAACTACTTGCAGCAAGGGGCCCGATGAATCTCTTCCGCGCCTGGGTCACTTTGCTCTGGCTGTCATTCCGCCGCTTGTTGTGGTCGGGCAGCACGCTGATGGTCATGCTGCCGCTATCGGCTCTGACCTTGTTCTTGTTGCGCCAACGGTATTGGCAAAAAGAAGACACGTTCGAAGCATTCAATGACTTCAGCCTGGGCTTGATGTTTTTGTTCGCCTCGTTTGTGGTGCCGATTTGCGCCGTGGCCTATGCCACGGCCAGCATCGGTGGCGATCGCGAGGATCGCACGCTGCTGTTCCTGCTCGTGCGACCGGTCCCTCGTCCGCTCATTTTTCTCGCCAAGTTCCTCGCCACGCTCCCCTTGGTGCTGGGCCTGGTGATGGGGGCGTTTTTTGCCTATTGCTGGCTGGGAGGAGACCTCGGGCGGCGCGCTTACGGGCTTTATCTCCCCGCGATTTTTTACATGGCCATCGCTTATGTAAGCTTGTTCCATTTTTTTGCCGTGTCGTTTCGCCACTCGACGATCATTGCGTTGATTTACTCGCTGTTCATGGAGTTGTTGCTGGGAAACATGCCCGGCATTGTGAAACGCGTGGCCATCAATTACTACGGTCGGTCGATGATGTACGCGGCGGGAGTTCCCAGCGGACTGGAACGGCCCGACGCACAATGGTTCGAGCCGATTTCCGCCACCACTGCGGCCACGGCCTTGGCCGGCATCACGGTCATCGGCCTGCTCGTGGCGCTGGTCGTGTTTCAGCGTCGCGAGTACACTGACCTGACCTGAGCCAGTCCCTTCGCGCCGCAGCACATTTCTTGCGCCATGCCCGACATCTGGACATTCCATTCCGCCGGACAGTTGGTCTTCGGGTGCGGTGCGAGCGCTCGCATCGGACAGCTCGTAGCGCGGCTGGGTGTGCGCCGGGTGATGATCGTCACGGATCAGCATCTGATCGATGCCGGCATTGCCGATTCGATCGCCGTACCGTTGGCCGCCGCGGGAATCGACGCGCCGTGCTTTACCGGCGGTGTCCCCGAACCAACGCTCGAGGCAGCCGAACGCTCGATCGCTTACGCGCGCGACTTGCGTCCCGAAGCGGTCCTCGGTCTCGGCGGTGGCAGCAATATGGACCTGGCCAAAATCACGGCCACCGTCATGGCCCACGGGGGAAAGCCGCGCGATTATTTTGGCGACGATTGTCTCTCCGGGCCTGTCTTGCCGCTGGTCTGCGTTCCGACGACGGCTGGCACCGGCAGCGAAGTTAGCGCCTCTTGCGTGCTGACTGATCGCGAGGCGCAGGTAAAAGTCGGCGTGCTCAGCAACTATCTGCGGCCGCGGCTGGCGATCGTCGATCCGCTACTCACGCTTTCCTGCCCGGCAAAGGTCACGGCCGATAGCGGCATCGACGCGCTAACCCATGCGATCGAGGCATTCACGGCCGTCGACAACGAACATTTTCCATTGGCTCCCAACGAGAAAACGGTTTATCAAGGGCGGCATCCGCTGGCCGATGCGCTTGCGGAAAAGGCAATTCGTTTGATTGGTGCAAACCTCGAGCGCGCCGTCAAAGAACCGAGTAACGAAGATGCGCGGGAAGCGATGTCGCTGGGTGCGACGCTCGCCGGTCTGGCGTTCTCGAATGTGGGCGTCGCCCTGGTCCACGCTTTGGAATATCCCCTCGGCGGTTTGACGCACTGCTCGCACGGCGCCGGCAATGGCCTGTTTCTGCCCTACGTCATGCGATTCAACTTGCCGCAGCGCGAACAGGCGCTCGCGCGAGTCGCGGCCTTCCTGGGCGTCGACACGCGCGGGCAATCCGATCATCAGGCGGCCGAAGCAGGCATTAGGCGCGTCGAAGAATTGAAACAGGCGACCGGCATTCCAGCGCGATTGCGCGAGTTGGGGGTCACGCGCGAGCAACTGCCGCAGTTAGCGGAAAAGACCTTGGCCATCAAGCGCATCTTGCGCGTCAACCCTCGCGTCGTGACGCTTGCGGATCTGATGTCGATTCTGGAGTCGGCACTCTAATGGCGGAATCAGACAACGCGATGCCCAAGGCCGGACCGGTGGAGGTCCGTCTGCTCGCTGCCGACGATTTTCCCGCTGCCTGCCGGCTGTTGTCCGAGTTGGGGCGTCCGGCCGTGACGGCAGAGACAGAGGGGCGAATTCAGAAAGTCCTCGAGCGCCATCTGGCCAGTCCAGACACGACGAGCTTGATCGCGCTGCGCGACGGTCAGGCGATCGGCCTGCTGTCGCTGCATATTCGCGAAAGGCTCAGCCAACCGGCTCCCGAGGCCTGGATCCCCGACTTCATCGTGACCGCCAGCGAGCAAGGACACGGCGTCGCGCAGGCCCTGATGAATCGCGCCATAGAAATTGCGCGGCAGCGCGGCTGCTATCGAATCGCGCTCGAGTCGCATTACCACCGGCACCGGGCCTATCGCTTTTACGCCCGCGAGGGTTTTGCCGACGTCGGCAAGTGTTTCTCGTTGCCGCTGGTGCCGCCCCAGGCCCCCTAAATTCCCGCGTACAGCGGGCCTTCCGCGCCCCTGTAGATTTCTCACCAAGCCGTTAGAATGGCGGCTTTCTCGGCGCGGGCCGAATGCAAGTGGGCGGCGTCTCGTTGATTATCCTCGACGCCTTCGCGGCAACGCACGCACACGTCCAAGATCCCTGCGCGTACTGATGACTGACTAACGCAAACTGGCTACCAACCACCGACTACCAGTTACTTCTCCATGCCCACTAATGCTACGCAAGTCGACGAGTTGCGCTGGAAGAAATTCCAGGTTTTGAACGACGGTTTCGTTTGTCTCGTCGACGTGATGGGGGATGACCAATCGGTCGTGCAGGCCGCGCGCGTCAGCTACGGCGAAGGAACGCGGAAAGTCTCGGACGATCGTGGGCTGATTCGCTATCTGATGCGGCACCGCCATTCGACTCCGTTCGAAATGGCCGAGATCAAACTGCTGGTCCGCGTGCCGATGGATACCTGGCGGCAATGGATTCGCCACCGCACGGCCAACGTGAACGAATATTCGACGCGCTACTCGCTGGCGATTGATGCCACGCAAGAGACGCCCCCCGATGCCTGGCGCTCGCAAGCCGCGACGAACCGGCAAGGAAGCGGCGAACCGCTCGACGCGCAACTGGGTGCCGAGCTCACGGCCGAAGAACTAGCGTTGCAGCGCGAATCACGGCGCGTGTACGAACAGCGTATCGCGCGCGGAGTGGCCCGCGAACAGGCGCGCAAAGATCTGCCGCTGTCGACTTATACCGAGGCGTACTGGAAAGTCGACCTGCACAATCTGCTGCATTTCCTGGCGTTGCGAATGGATGCCCACGCCCAATGGGAAATCCGCAGTTATGCCGCCGCAATCGGCGAGCAGATTGTGCGTCCCTTGTTCCCGCTGGTGTGGGAAGCGTTCGACGATTATCGCCTGCGCGGCCAGTTCCTGACGCGGCTCGATCAGGAAGTGATTCGCCGGCTGCTCGCGCGGCTGGCCTCGAGCGGACGCGGCGCCGCGACGGACGAAGATTTTCTCGCCGTGCAGGACCCGAGTTGGCTCTCGCTCGCGCGCTGCCGCGAACGGGACGAATGCCGGGCTAAACTGGCCTCATTGGGCTTTTTGCCCGAGATCACCGAAGGGAGCGACAACCATGACTGAACGACGATCGCGCGCCTCGGCCACGACCGAGCAATCGGTCAGCGACGAATTGCTGGCCCTCAATCAACGGCTGCTCGAGAGCATCGTCTCGGCCGACTGGAAAACGTACGAGAAGCTGTGCGATCCGACGATTTCGGCGTTCGAGCCCGAAGCGCGCGGCCGGTTGGTGGAAGGGATGCCGTTTCATCACTTCTATTTTCAACTCGGCAAGCCCAAGGCGGTGCCGCAGCCCACGATGTGCTCGCCGCACGTGCGTATGCTAGGAGATGATGCGGCCGTTATCAGCTATGTGCGTCTGGTGCAGAAGCTGGACGAGTCGGGCGCGCCGGTCACGACTGTTTGCGAAGAGACGCGTGTCTGGCAGCGCCAAGCCGGCACCTGGCGTCACGTCCATTTTCATCGCTCGAATAACGCGTAGCTGACGCGCCGAGTTTCACGCGATTCATCATCTGCTGCCGCCTCTGCGCGCTGTGGGCACCGTGCGTCACGGCGTCGGTTCGGCAATTCTCTCGGCAGAGACGCTCTTAGAACTGGAACGACGCGCGGGTCACCAACCCGTCGAACGAGAGAATGTTGGAATTGTCGGTCAGATTAAGTATCCCACCGGTGCCACCGAGATCTGTCCAGAACTGGAACATGTAGCCCGCCGACAGAACCAGTCGATCGCTGGCGCGCCACGATCCGCCGAACTCGATGTCCGCGACTGACACCATTCGCGTCAGGCTTTCGCGAATCGTGACCGAGTTGACGTTGATGATATCGTCGACCGAATACGAAGCGGTGTGCCCGCCAAGCAGCATGCCATAACCGCCGCGCATGTACAGGGCCGTACGTGGGCCAAAATTGCGACGGGCTTCGAGCGTCGCCCGCGGCCCGGCTCCGGTAAAGGCATTGGTTTGAAATTGCGTGAACGACGGAGTTCCGCTGTCGTAGCTAAGCGTATTCGTGGATTGGCTGAAATCCATAATGCGTGCGCCGACCGAACCGGTCAGCAACCACCGTCCCGCCCCCAAGGCCACCGGCTTGAAAAAGTCGATGTCGAAGACGTTCAGCCGCAAATGCATCTGGGCACTGATCTGATTGCCGAAATCGGGGCCGTTATTATTGTTGTTGTTATTTCCCTGGCCGATCAATTCCCAAATGATGTCGACATTCGGAATGAAGCCCGCGTTCTGGCCGACCGCGTTGAAGCCGGTGCCGGCGTTTTCCTGAAAGTGCCAATAGGTGAATTGCACGCCGGCACCGGTTACAGGCGAGCGATAACCCAGAAAGACGCGGGGTGACGATTGATAGTTGAAATCGAAGGGACTCATCGTCGCCGAGACCTGGCCGTTGTTCCCTTGGCCATACATGAACGCCACAGGCTCGCTGAAATGCGGCCGCAAAAGCAAATAGTCGGCGCCGGCGTAATAGCCTTGTGAAAGCGTGGACTGCGCAATCTCGAGCGCCGACCAAGCCACGGATTGCGTCGCATCGAGCGGTGCGTTCTCGTCGATTTGCTCGAGGCTTTGCCCAAACAGTCCGCCTGACAGCAAACTGCTTCCGCCGCGCGGTTGGCTGCTGCCTGCTCCCGATAGCTCGGTCGGTTGCGACGGCAAAACGCTCGGCGGACCTGGAAGCAGTTGCGTTTCCGCAACTGGTGGCAAACGCTCGACAAAAGCCGCCGGACTGGCCAAGTTTTCCGACGCCGTCACGGTGACGCTACAAAGCTGTGCGGCGAGCCCCAGCCCCATACCGACAACTTTTCCCCAACGCGACTTCGCGGCGATCACGAGTGAACTCCCGTTATTCGTTCGGGCAGCGCGCAGCGTTAGCGCCGTGCCTCACATGGTTGGAAACACCTCGACGGAAAGGCCGGCGATGCGCGCACAATGAGCGCGGATTCCCTACTCGCGCCGCTGTGGCGGCCTTTAGCAAAAGATGCGAATTTCTCTACTGCCAGCAGCTATCGGCTACATCCCCCATAGGAAATAACCAAGGCGCATGTAGCGCCCGTCCGTACCGACCAAGCAAAGATAATGGCCTGGGAAAAATCTGACGGCCAAACTTCGAAGAAACGGGGCGCCCGGTCGTGGACGAATCGCAGCCGAATTGCTCGCGCCACGGCCAACGCCAAAGGGCCGGCGATTTCTGCTAACGCTAGTCCGAGGCGCTACGGACAAAGGTCGCTTCGCGCACGTGCCCCACCGGTCGCAGATCGGCCGCGGTGTAACGTCGGGCCAGGATCATCGCCCGGCGCTCGAGCCGATACTGGATCACACCGAAGTGGGCGTTCCAATCCATTTCGCGAACGGTGGCAATGAACGGGCGGTTCTTGCCTAATCGCGAGCAGACTTCAACGCGATCCCCAATGTCGTAGCCGTCCCCGGCAATGGCCTGCCGCAAAGTCGGCTTCACGCGAAGTCGTTGCGTGCCATAGCCGAGCACGATGTACGCCCCCTCGCGCCCCAGCCGCCGAAAAACGCGCGTACCGGGAATCAGGCTGCGCGCCAGGCGGACATCGGCTGGATGGACCCAATCGTCCCCATTCTCGGGCCACCACGGATAAACGAGATAGGCAGGTTCTGTTCGCATGGCCAAGAGTCTCCGCTGGCCACTGGTCGCCCCCGAAACAGCCC
This window encodes:
- a CDS encoding ABC transporter ATP-binding protein yields the protein MFLTFDHVTKFYGPVIGVNNISCRIGPGITGLFGANGAGKSTLMKLASGQLRPSQGDVRIGDHRAWSTEAKRHMGYVPDLNSFYEEMTCRDFVYVMARLYGMSRLQARSRTAEVIEEVGMSDRAGRRLAGCSHGMRQRIKLAQALVNDPPILLLDEPLSGIDPGGRREISRLLLAQGEKGKTILISSHILGETESLTDSVLIIARGRIVASGTLTEIRALLEDRPLTVEVGSSQSRQLAALLIPEPEVRGIELRGDSLVIQTRNPGRFFSLLNDLVAQHGLDVSKLRTLDGGADAVFNYLQQGAR
- a CDS encoding ABC transporter permease subunit, which codes for MNLFRAWVTLLWLSFRRLLWSGSTLMVMLPLSALTLFLLRQRYWQKEDTFEAFNDFSLGLMFLFASFVVPICAVAYATASIGGDREDRTLLFLLVRPVPRPLIFLAKFLATLPLVLGLVMGAFFAYCWLGGDLGRRAYGLYLPAIFYMAIAYVSLFHFFAVSFRHSTIIALIYSLFMELLLGNMPGIVKRVAINYYGRSMMYAAGVPSGLERPDAQWFEPISATTAATALAGITVIGLLVALVVFQRREYTDLT
- a CDS encoding iron-containing alcohol dehydrogenase; this translates as MPDIWTFHSAGQLVFGCGASARIGQLVARLGVRRVMIVTDQHLIDAGIADSIAVPLAAAGIDAPCFTGGVPEPTLEAAERSIAYARDLRPEAVLGLGGGSNMDLAKITATVMAHGGKPRDYFGDDCLSGPVLPLVCVPTTAGTGSEVSASCVLTDREAQVKVGVLSNYLRPRLAIVDPLLTLSCPAKVTADSGIDALTHAIEAFTAVDNEHFPLAPNEKTVYQGRHPLADALAEKAIRLIGANLERAVKEPSNEDAREAMSLGATLAGLAFSNVGVALVHALEYPLGGLTHCSHGAGNGLFLPYVMRFNLPQREQALARVAAFLGVDTRGQSDHQAAEAGIRRVEELKQATGIPARLRELGVTREQLPQLAEKTLAIKRILRVNPRVVTLADLMSILESAL
- a CDS encoding GNAT family N-acetyltransferase: MAESDNAMPKAGPVEVRLLAADDFPAACRLLSELGRPAVTAETEGRIQKVLERHLASPDTTSLIALRDGQAIGLLSLHIRERLSQPAPEAWIPDFIVTASEQGHGVAQALMNRAIEIARQRGCYRIALESHYHRHRAYRFYAREGFADVGKCFSLPLVPPQAP
- the thyX gene encoding FAD-dependent thymidylate synthase, with protein sequence MPTNATQVDELRWKKFQVLNDGFVCLVDVMGDDQSVVQAARVSYGEGTRKVSDDRGLIRYLMRHRHSTPFEMAEIKLLVRVPMDTWRQWIRHRTANVNEYSTRYSLAIDATQETPPDAWRSQAATNRQGSGEPLDAQLGAELTAEELALQRESRRVYEQRIARGVAREQARKDLPLSTYTEAYWKVDLHNLLHFLALRMDAHAQWEIRSYAAAIGEQIVRPLFPLVWEAFDDYRLRGQFLTRLDQEVIRRLLARLASSGRGAATDEDFLAVQDPSWLSLARCRERDECRAKLASLGFLPEITEGSDNHD
- a CDS encoding DUF4440 domain-containing protein; translated protein: MTERRSRASATTEQSVSDELLALNQRLLESIVSADWKTYEKLCDPTISAFEPEARGRLVEGMPFHHFYFQLGKPKAVPQPTMCSPHVRMLGDDAAVISYVRLVQKLDESGAPVTTVCEETRVWQRQAGTWRHVHFHRSNNA
- a CDS encoding Lpg1974 family pore-forming outer membrane protein — its product is MIAAKSRWGKVVGMGLGLAAQLCSVTVTASENLASPAAFVERLPPVAETQLLPGPPSVLPSQPTELSGAGSSQPRGGSSLLSGGLFGQSLEQIDENAPLDATQSVAWSALEIAQSTLSQGYYAGADYLLLRPHFSEPVAFMYGQGNNGQVSATMSPFDFNYQSSPRVFLGYRSPVTGAGVQFTYWHFQENAGTGFNAVGQNAGFIPNVDIIWELIGQGNNNNNNNGPDFGNQISAQMHLRLNVFDIDFFKPVALGAGRWLLTGSVGARIMDFSQSTNTLSYDSGTPSFTQFQTNAFTGAGPRATLEARRNFGPRTALYMRGGYGMLLGGHTASYSVDDIINVNSVTIRESLTRMVSVADIEFGGSWRASDRLVLSAGYMFQFWTDLGGTGGILNLTDNSNILSFDGLVTRASFQF